The nucleotide sequence TTTGATCATAAATCTCTTACACAGTATATCTTGGGTCTCGATTGTTCTTGACCCATTGCTGGTCCAGTCTCCAACCAAGTCTCCATGGAGCATCGCCACGAGTACGAAAAAGAACCAATTGGATGTGCTAAACAATGTCAGCACCACATTGTAGAAGAGGCAAAAGAGTATACCTTGTAACGAAGGCCTCTTTCCTGCTTATGCTTGTTTGCTGGCAGGAATGCTCCGATCCTTGCACCTGTAAAGAGAGATATTTTGGTGATAAAAGGAATTTGAATCTTATGTCTGCCATGGAGGAACACTGGGTTATCAAGGACCCAAAAGGAGGTCATAATTCGGATAAAGTCCTCCTTGGTAAAATTGtacttttcctttttgatgTCATTGATCACATTTTCCTCTGTCAAGATGTATTGGATCCACTAAAGTTGTCAGGGATGAGTCTGAGTATGAGCcatgaagaagtcaaagTCTTACAAAATAAAGCTCCTGTGATTCCTATGGTGGAATTTGATTTCCAGTCACCAGATAGAACCCCGGAACAAATTGTTGTGCAAAGGTAAGAACAGTTCTCATTGTTGGGCTATCGTCAATGCTGCCTTCTGTAGAAGCAATGTACCAGCGAATAAAGCTCTTGAGTTCTTCTATCTTGGGAACAGGAAAGTTTTCTGTGATGCGGAATTCAGCTGGTATCACTCCTTCACTCGTGAGGAACCTAGGATATGAAAGTTAGCATGAAGGCCAAGTCCAGTGATTGACAAACATACTCCTCATAAAGCTTTACTGTTTCTTTGTACAACTCCTTGGTTTCCATGGAGGCTCTGCCACGACTTCTCTGGGAATCTTCCTTTCTGTGGGCAAGAGGATCATAATTTCGACTTTCACGTAGCTTTCGACGAGCCTCGCTCTTGTCTACCTTTTGCTTTCGCCCTGAAGAAACAATAGCCATGGTTGCAGTCTTCTGGAATCCAAGTAAAACCACCAGGTGCACTTCAAatagatttttttttcttagGTATGAAACAAGACAAGCCAGGTCTGAACAGAGTAGCACCCTCTATTTATCTTATTCAAGGCCACAGCGAGACAAGGATTTCCTAGTGCCCTGATGAACCAATAATCCTTTAACGTCATGGTTCGGATAGTTTGATGAACTTCGGTAATGTAATTTACACCGAGCCATATCGGCCTTGGACGCTGAGGTTCGATTTTAGAGGGCTGAGTGTTGTTTAGTGAGCACGGTATAAACAACCATACTTTATTTTATATCACGTGATTAGGAATAcctgtcggaatccatagctcggaggtggactatctaaattgccgattgttttgtattagtcagcttgcccctcataaaattgccagataggagctatatagcaagacagacctcttttgcgattccattggttgagccatatgtccactacaccctgggttccaacagttatgagcccggttCGCCGCCAAAATCGTCAGTTTTAGAAGCTATACACATAGGCTTGTGGTAGCGAGTGTTATAGGACGATTACCCCTGAGCAAGTTGAGCAACGAGCAACTGAACCCCTACAAAACAGAGTGGATTCATAAAACCATGGAGCCAAACAGTGTGGTCTCCGCCATGAAGGGCGATAAACTGAAGGACTCTCCTcaatggagaaactggtttgcaaGAGTGAAGCTATTTGCTCGCCAGAAGAAGGTGTGGGACCTAGTAAACCCACAGATTGAGGAAGATTACCTCGAGCAGCCAATGCGCAAGCCGAAGAGGCCTCAATACCCAGAAGGTGGATCTGAGAGTGTTAAGCGTGAATGGAGAGATCGGCTTGACATCTATAAGCTTGATCTAGCGGAgtgggagcagcaggcaaagggcttggatgctgtgaacaaatggatcatcactaaccttgatccaattcaccatgcctccctgcttGACTATGAGACTCCGTATGAACGTTTGGTTTATCTCACAACTCGATTTGCCCGATCTAATGcatatgaggaagatatccgtgctcagtggaagtggttctcatcatctccgcctaGAAAGGGCGTTGACATTAATCACTGGCTAGCCGACTGGAATACTCTGAGGGAACAAGCAGTTAGTTTAGATTTGCCTGAAGTGAAGAGTGCGAACAAGGATTTCCTTCATGCAGTGAAAGACGTCTTGCCTACCTGGTGGCAGGCGAAGTATGAGTCAATCATAATGAAccatgaggattgggagactcgagatctgattgaaaacttccgagggttctaccaagagatggtgccacagaaaccaaccagtactatctcaaaagcatcattttcgacattccaggactttgaagaggcagaaacagaccagctgcagaaaccaccacagaagcaaggaaacaagCCACCGATCCCTAAGCGCTGGTGCCCCTGTGGTAACTGAGGACATAAACCCTGGCTTTGCTATATAATTAATGAAGCCATACGCCCACAGGGCTGgacggtgcagaaggcaaagaagcaaaaggtggataaggcccttaaggatgatcctcaatggaaagactggattgagacaaaagtcaaggaaaataatgagaggcagcaaaaggaagagaagcccaatgagtcagccaatagtgctctgccctcacagatatccttcttcacgTCGACAGATATAGCAGCACTTAATAGTGCTCCAGAGAGCTTCCAGGATCTTAGATCTCGATGGATCCTTGATAATGCCTCATCGATGCACGTCTGCAATGACCGAAGCAGATTTGTCACCTATACATCAACGAGTTTGAGCCTGAAGACTGGTGACTCAACCACAAGAGTAGAAGGACTTGGTACAGTGAAGtgttacagaactcactgtatcagcctcacgtgatgatacagagttaagacaggctcattggataacagctcatggagaatatgcaagaaggaacagggatcaaattgatattcggcgtgttggcacctgatgatcacgtgtttcacgtgatatgcaaggagtatactaatatacaagacggatgttataccatcagcctggtataggtatacaagtatactatgaaaacatcataccaggaaaagggaggatatataagaacactcattcatgtacttagcttagttcttcgcgatcaatacaagtcaatcagcattggttaccttctagtttctgactcgtccgcacttaaccaacaacccagtatacgtactcggttggccttgtttctccattcgattacctttaccgtttctacttgttgattatcttacggagcctggagggggcgatatacccatcaacgcatacgacataccggaccggacccggaggggcattgagcatacgattacttgggagacacttagggtaagtgtccagtctcgaaatacaactagctagaaccctaggtacgacacgagagaagccaggttgtgacacattgatcgccagtcagtacgagtcaggtttcgagactatattgacttaaaacacgaaccgcaaccatgtccaacaacagtaacagcaacactactcctagatcctctcgtggatctgagggacgaactccgacttatgaagagctctttggaatggttagccagctgcaggaaagcatcactactttggaagaacgacagtcaaccaaagctatcaaggttcgaccaccggaaccctttgatggtactcgatacaagttgcgacccttcatcacccagttggacttgtatgtccgcatgaaccggagcaagctcatctttgaatccgacaaagttctacttgcagcaacttatttgactggaccagcatttgattggtttgaacctactttgcgcgacttccaggagaaagatgaacaataccataacgacaataccactgaggttttcagcagcttcactgaattcaagaaacgactccagggaacgtttggagatattgacgccacacggaacgctgaacggaagctatggcgactcaaacagacaggatcagtagccaagttggtatctgatttccagcagatcatcacccatctgaactGGGATgaaacgatgtacattgcgaaattcgaggaaatgttgaagcCGGAGAtccaggagaaactggtctggatggaacgaccgacttcattgaacgaactctttgaacgagccgtcaagattgacaacaccctgtatgaccttagagtcagacagaaggagtcacgatatgggaacacctttaggggaaacccacgaacgagccactatcgatcgaatgataaacgaccagctcaaccacaaagccaagggtatgaagatccctatggaccacgaccaatggagctggatgccacacagcacaggcccttcgtatccgacaaggaaaaagaacgaaggaggaaagagaaactttgcttcacatgcggaaagccgggccacatgacgaaggcatgcaggcaacgacagaacgttaggcctcagcaacaacaaaaCGATAATAAGCagctgcacgctacccaggagagaggagcgtatgacaccacaggaattgtgaaccctgaactcagagcaacaaatgattctggatggcacatgcaagaggcttcggatgagcatggaggaccatggagacccagaactatgatagtacccaacctgagcccattgaggaggttgatggaagaacagacgaccctcacaccggaggagattgatgaaaccatgagttcaagtgaagatgaatattggcccaatgaacggatggtgggatccgacagcggaagcgacaaagcccatataaggacggatgggtccaaaaaagccatcaacgagccagttcaggagaaatcactcggcgaactgcccaaccaagattggccagttaatgatttccttgacgaagagtacggtgctcagtggaatggccacgatcccaacgtggaggaactccatgagataccggagacacctcagaacgcaactcccgaaaaagatgaacaagaagaacagagtctggcagaagataatgagggatacatgaagtccagtgtgtatagccctatctcgagacaacagctatggtccaagcgatatacggaacaacgaaaagccgatgaagaaacaaataccgacgttgccgcgtacttcattgatgatatagttatttcactccaggagaaccccaagaggctctctaaaggattgaaggaactattcaatgaattgaacacgtattgcccacatcagaacctgaaatgttgggaacgaacgaacgaaacttgggatgaacacctacggaaatgcgaccagcacccatacacgtgccaCTACTGTGGACAGCACAatggagaactatggggatacttacgagacatcacgaccaaacgactacgaggccccatccacagctcatgcaagtatgattggtgtaactgtgtgcactatcgagagcacccaaagcataaccaattaccttggattgtgtgttatagccatgcatgtggagaacactatgatcgaaagaaaatggcgcattattttccagaacgacctaggaaatataacgacagttgtccttgttgggattggaactgtgcatgccgaggatatctactgcatccagagcattcaagtatgcactggactgcttgttatgaagatgactgcatagtccactttgaacccaaggattactacccaagtccacgacatctacggcaaccaagatggcaagcgagcctatcagcgacacagcgaggttaccacttgaagtttatgactccagttctcaatcaactagccagagtgatggttgactcaggagctactggaaattacatggatcctagattccagcgacaattggggatcttaggaattgagaaggcgcagccagagcctatctcaggactgaatggtgaaaaTTTGGGAAGTCACTTGAcagtcgaatcgggatttgtccctatggctgtagcggatcatgaagaaaggatcaatttcgacgtgacaccgctgggacaatacgatatagtgttggggattccctggctcaggaatcacaacccagaaatcaactggaaaactggacaaatgaactttgcgaattgcgattgcccaagaaccacaaaaggaccgagtcaacgggaggccgggacctcaccacgatctacaggcaggagacctggtagatacatgaagcaaccaagaggtgggttgagtaacagagaaatgaacgacacagcgacgaacaTCGtattagcagccaccagggcctcagaacgacattggctgatgaacttacccggatgggcaccggacacgacccagaagtattgcgaatgcTTGATGAACGAGGAtacatccaagagatcagcatTGATTGAGGAGTATCGCTCaggaagagttgatagcaaccaagaagcatcagactcagagctaagctcatgggaatggattgaccataaggagctagcagcaacgactcaggaaccacagattccacaggagtatattgagtttcagcacttgttcaagcagcccgaacgacctgaactaccagaccacggaccacacgatcatcacataccccttatggaagggaagacaccgacatgcaaaaagatttacccgatgtcagaacgagaatcgaaaatactacgggaatatatcgaggaacaattggcgaaaggattcatcagaccatcaacatcaccagcagggcacggagtcctatttgtaccgaaaaaggatggaagcctacgactatgtgcagattaccgaccactcaacgccatcaccattaaggatcgacatccattaccacgagttgatgaaatgcaagaccgaatcagaggagcaaagTGGTTTACCAAATTCGACCTTgtagacgcctacaatcgactacggatcgccagaggggaagaatggaaaacgaccatcagaacgaaatatggacattatgaatatttggtcatgccatttgggcttaccaacgcaccagcatcatttcaacgattcatctatgatgtacttggagtatatctcgacatcttcgtgatagtctaccttgacgacatcttggtcttctccaacaccttcaaagaacatgtgcagcatgtcaagaaagtactgcaaaaacttgaggaagcaaagctacgattgaagttgaaaaagtgcgaattccatgttcaagaaactgagttcttaggacactggatcactacagagggaatccagatggataagaacaaagttcaagcaatcttggattggccagaactgaagaacaccaaggaagttcaacagtttacaggacttgtgaactactaccgacgattcttgaaggactattcacaattcatgacaccactgttcaaattgttgaaaaagggacaagagttccaatggggaccagaacaacgacgagcatttcaacaagccaaggaaagaattgtgtctgcaccagcacttgtgcagttcgacccagaaaaggaaaccacgatcgaaacagatgcatcagactacgccattggtatgaggatgactcaaccaggaccagatggaaaaccacgagccgttgcattccactcaagaaaactagttcaagcggagttgaactatgacatccatgacaaggaactgctagccatagtggtagcattcaagacttggagagtttacttggaaggagcacaacacactgtacttgtgaaaacagatcacaagaacctgaccttcttcacaacaaccaaagagttgacccgaagacaggccagatgggctgaagtactatcacaatatgacttcaagatcatccactgcaaaggaaatgagaatggacaagcagacgcactcagtcgacgaccagactatgagatcaaagacagaacgatcaatccagcgatattgaaaacgaacgaagatggaaccatcagctacaaccaccaggtgttagcagcgaCAATGCACACCTCAAATGAACCTTTGGAAAGAaaaattgttgaagaaacacgaaaagataaaatgatccaggatatgattgaaaactcagcagaaaacgacaaattgaccactgatgacaatggattagtgtacttgcacaatctcatctatgtgccaaagagcatgagaagtgagatcatcagcatgcaccatgacactccactccacggacatttgggaacagagaaaacagctgaacaaataatgagaaactactacttcccaaacacacaaaaagttgttcaagaatatgtgaagaactgtgaaacttgcattcgagataaaGCAGCAAGACACcaaccctacggaaaaatgcaatccccagatgctccaacacatccatgggaatgggttactatcgatttcatcacacagttaccgacatcacaaggatatgactccatcacagtcatcacagaccgaatgaccaaatatatccatttggtaccagccaaaggaaccatgaccgcagcagatatggcacaaatattcctgaagcatgttattaccaaccatggaatgcctcagaagatcacatcagaccgagacaagctgttcacttcaaaattttggacgacactcacgaacttgatgggtatagagcaccgcctcaccacagcctaccacccacaagcaaatggtcaaactgaacgaaccaaccaaacgattgagcaatacctacggcactacatcaactatgaacaagatgattgggttagattcctacccatggcacagtttgcatacaacaatgcagagcattcaacactcaaagtaacgccattttacgccaattatggataccacccagtgctatatgaaaagccacgaccacaagagtccacatcagaagcagcaaacgagacagttcaaaagctgaagaacttacaccaccaactgtcaagagacattgacttcatgaacctacgagcggctatatattacgacaagcaccacggagagggacctaccttaaaagggggagaaagtattcctactccgcagaaatatcaaaacga is from Aspergillus chevalieri M1 DNA, chromosome 8, nearly complete sequence and encodes:
- a CDS encoding uncharacterized protein (COG:S;~EggNog:ENOG410QDZ4); the protein is MEPNSVVSAMKGDKLKDSPQWRNWFARVKLFARQKKVWDLVNPQIEEDYLEQPMRKPKRPQYPEGGSESVKREWRDRLDIYKLDLAEWEQQAKGLDAVNKWIITNLDPIHHASLLDYETPYERLVYLTTRFARSNAYEEDIRAQWKWFSSSPPRKGVDINHWLADWNTLREQAVSLDLPEVKSANKDFLHAVKDVLPTWWQAKYESIIMNHEDWETRDLIENFRGFYQEMVPQKPTSTISKASFSTFQDFEEAETDQLQKPPQKQGNKPPIPKRWCPCGN
- a CDS encoding uncharacterized protein (COG:S;~EggNog:ENOG410Q2FM), translating into MAIVSSGRKQKVDKSEARRKLRESRNYDPLAHRKEDSQRSRGRASMETKELYKETVKLYEEFLTSEGVIPAEFRITENFPVPKIEELKSFIRWYIASTEGSIDDSPTMRTVLTFAQQFVPGFYLVTGNQIPP